A part of Microbacterium atlanticum genomic DNA contains:
- a CDS encoding hemolysin family protein: MDYVMLGVGLLLTIGTGLFVASEFALVNLDRADLEARQAAGESRLTLTISALRITSTHLSSAQLGITLTTLLTGYTMEPAISNLLAPVFDAWGIPEGVSRPLAAVIGVSIATVFSMIIGELVPKNFALAVPRQTAKLVMPFQVAFTTVFRPAIVVLNGSANGVLRAMGVEPKEELSGARTAEELSSLVRRSASAGVLEQDTASLLDRSLTFARLSAADVMTPRPSIHALAADDSAEDVIQLARRTGHSRFPVYGESMDDITGIVHLKAAVSVPRERRADVPAAALATEPLRFPEAVHLDVLVAELRARGYQMAVVVDEYGGTAGVVTLEDLVEEIVGEVLDEHDRRRAGIVRLDDAVIFPGELRPDEVRDRIGIRIPEGDVYDTVGGFIMSVLERIPAVGDTVDIEDGVLEVQRMDGRRVDRVRFAPTPVPHAAAATEGGERR, translated from the coding sequence ATGGACTACGTCATGCTGGGCGTGGGGCTCCTGCTCACCATCGGCACCGGACTGTTCGTCGCCAGCGAATTCGCGCTGGTGAACCTCGACCGTGCCGACCTCGAGGCCCGCCAGGCCGCCGGCGAGTCCCGGCTCACCCTGACGATCAGTGCGCTGCGCATCACCTCGACGCATCTGTCCAGCGCGCAGCTGGGCATCACGCTGACGACCCTGCTCACCGGCTACACGATGGAGCCGGCGATCTCGAACCTGCTCGCCCCGGTCTTCGACGCGTGGGGCATCCCCGAGGGCGTGTCGCGACCGCTCGCCGCCGTCATCGGCGTGTCGATCGCCACCGTGTTCTCGATGATCATCGGCGAGCTCGTCCCGAAGAACTTCGCGCTGGCGGTTCCGCGCCAGACCGCCAAGCTCGTCATGCCGTTCCAGGTCGCGTTCACGACCGTCTTCCGCCCGGCCATCGTCGTGCTCAACGGGAGCGCCAACGGCGTGCTGCGGGCCATGGGCGTCGAGCCCAAGGAGGAGCTCTCCGGCGCTCGCACGGCGGAGGAGCTGTCGAGCCTCGTGCGCCGCTCGGCCAGTGCCGGCGTGCTCGAGCAGGACACGGCGTCGCTGCTGGATCGCAGCCTGACCTTCGCGCGCCTGAGCGCCGCCGACGTCATGACGCCGCGGCCCAGCATCCACGCGCTCGCCGCGGACGACTCCGCGGAGGACGTCATCCAGCTCGCCCGCCGCACCGGGCACAGCCGGTTCCCGGTCTACGGCGAGTCGATGGACGACATCACCGGCATCGTCCACCTCAAGGCCGCCGTCAGCGTCCCGCGCGAGCGACGCGCGGACGTGCCCGCCGCCGCACTGGCGACCGAGCCGCTGCGCTTCCCCGAGGCGGTGCACCTCGACGTGCTCGTCGCCGAGCTGCGTGCCCGCGGCTACCAGATGGCGGTCGTCGTCGACGAGTACGGCGGCACGGCCGGCGTCGTGACGCTGGAGGACCTCGTCGAGGAGATCGTCGGCGAGGTGCTCGACGAGCACGACCGCCGGCGCGCCGGAATCGTCCGCCTCGACGACGCCGTCATCTTCCCCGGCGAGCTGCGGCCCGACGAGGTGCGAGACCGCATCGGCATCCGCATCCCCGAGGGGGACGTCTACGACACCGTCGGCGGGTTCATCATGAGCGTCCTCGAACGGATCCCGGCCGTCGGCGACACCGTCGATATCGAGGACGGGGTTCTCGAGGTCCAGCGCATGGACGGGCGCCGCGTGGACCGCGTGCGTTTCGCCCCCACCCCGGTGCCGCACGCCGCGGCGGCGACGGAAGGCGGTGAGCGTCGATGA
- a CDS encoding YihY/virulence factor BrkB family protein, with product MTDTSADRQTDPRNAPSPEHPDKPDTPREIEKRSWKYVFVKTAREFSADECTDIAAALTYFSVLAIFPGLVAVFSIFGLIAGNGQATDAILGVVESASPETAETLSGPLEQLAESPAAGWGLVLGLLLAIWSASGYVGAFSRAMNRIYEIPEGRPFWKLKPAQLLVTVIGVVLIVVALVILVVSGPVADAVGSALGLGEVATTVWEIVKWPVLALIVVLMVAILYYATPNAKQPKFRWISMGSLLAILTLVIASVLFGLYVANFSNYDRTYGSLAGVIIFLLWLWIANIALLFGAEFDAELERGRQLQAGIAAEEDIQLPPRDTRKSDKAAEKERKDVEEGKRIRLQHEDDDEPARTGGDRPER from the coding sequence ATGACCGACACGAGCGCCGACCGGCAGACGGATCCCCGCAACGCTCCGTCACCAGAGCACCCCGACAAGCCCGACACGCCTCGCGAGATCGAGAAGCGATCCTGGAAGTACGTCTTCGTCAAGACGGCCAGGGAGTTCTCGGCGGACGAGTGCACCGACATCGCCGCCGCCCTCACCTACTTCTCGGTGCTCGCGATCTTCCCCGGACTCGTCGCGGTGTTCTCGATCTTCGGCCTCATCGCCGGCAACGGGCAGGCGACCGACGCGATCCTCGGGGTCGTCGAATCCGCCTCGCCCGAGACAGCCGAGACGCTGAGCGGACCGCTCGAGCAGCTCGCCGAGTCCCCCGCCGCCGGCTGGGGCCTCGTCCTCGGTCTTCTGCTGGCGATCTGGTCGGCGTCGGGGTACGTCGGGGCGTTCAGTCGCGCCATGAACCGCATCTACGAGATCCCGGAGGGACGCCCCTTCTGGAAGCTGAAGCCCGCACAGCTGCTCGTGACCGTCATCGGCGTGGTGCTCATCGTCGTGGCGCTGGTGATCCTCGTCGTCTCCGGCCCCGTCGCCGACGCGGTCGGCTCGGCACTGGGCCTGGGCGAGGTCGCGACGACCGTGTGGGAGATCGTGAAGTGGCCGGTGCTCGCGCTGATCGTCGTGCTGATGGTGGCGATCCTCTACTACGCCACCCCGAACGCGAAGCAGCCGAAGTTCCGCTGGATCAGCATGGGATCGCTGCTGGCGATCCTCACGCTCGTCATCGCCTCGGTGCTGTTCGGGCTGTACGTCGCGAACTTCTCCAACTACGACCGCACCTACGGATCGCTGGCAGGCGTCATCATCTTCCTGCTGTGGCTGTGGATCGCCAACATCGCGCTGCTGTTCGGGGCCGAGTTCGACGCGGAGCTGGAGCGGGGCCGCCAGCTGCAGGCCGGCATCGCGGCCGAGGAGGACATCCAGCTCCCGCCGCGCGACACCCGGAAGAGCGACAAGGCCGCCGAGAAGGAGCGCAAGGACGTCGAAGAGGGCAAGCGCATCCGTCTCCAGCACGAGGACGACGACGAGCCGGCGCGCACGGGCGGTGACCGCCCAGAACGCTGA
- a CDS encoding multifunctional oxoglutarate decarboxylase/oxoglutarate dehydrogenase thiamine pyrophosphate-binding subunit/dihydrolipoyllysine-residue succinyltransferase subunit, translating into MSSQVTGVGVSNEGEFGANEWLVEELYEQFKIDRNSVDKAWWPVLEAYHPVDGASPAETAAPTAPAPAAAAPAPAAPAPAEAPAAPAPAENPAAADEPRPVTAPVPVVGSQPVARTTARPAAPQPIPAQAPKAQPSSADGEAEADVVTALRGLPKTLAANMDESLTVPTATSVRTVPAKLMIDNRIVINNHMSRTRGGKVSFTHLIGWAIIQTLKEFPSQNVFYAEVDGKPSVVAPAHINLGIAIDLPRPDGSRALLVPSIKRAEQLSFNEFLTTYEDLVTRARGNKLTAADFQGTTISLTNPGGIGTVHSVPRLMKGQGCIVGAGALEYPAEFQGASDKTLNELAIGKTITLTSTYDHRVIQGAGSGEFLKKVHELLIGQRGFYEDIFSALRIPYAPIHWAPDINVDLAERVDKQARVQELINSFRVRGHLMADIDPLEYVQRTHPDLEIESHGLTFWDLDREFVTGGFGGKRQMKLRDILGVLRDSYCRTIGIEYMHIQDPVQRAWFQQNVEVKYQKPGHDEQLRILDKLNQAEAFETFLQTKYVGQKRFSLEGGESLIPLLDEILQGAAEAGLDGAAIGMAHRGRLNVLTNIAGKTYGQVFREFEGSVAIGSKSGSGDVKYHLGTEGTFVADNQSELPVYLAANPSHLETVDGVLEGIVRAKQDRKPIGTFTWLPILVHGDAAFAGQGVVVETLQMSQLRAYRTGGTVHVVVNNQVGFTTTPVDARTSVYATDVAKTIQAPIFHVNGDDPEAVTRVAQLAFAYRERFHRDVVIDLVCYRRRGHNEGDDPSMTQPLMTNLIEAKRSVRRLYTEALVGRGDITEEEYEKAKQDFQSRLEVAFAETHAAETGSSPVITADEVSVPVAGEPETTGVSKEIVHLIGDTFVNKPEGFTVHNKLQQLLDKRLDMSRNGSIDWGFGELLAFGSLLLEKTNVRLAGQDSRRGTFVQRHAVLHDRANGQEWIPLTNLSGDQGKFYVYDSFLSEYAAMAFEYGYSVERADSLVLWEAQFGDFANGAQSVIDEFISSAEQKWGQQSSVVLLLPHGYEGQGPDHSSARIERYLQMCAQDNMTVARPSTPASYFHLLRRQAYARPRRPLIVFTPKAMLRLRGATSPVEDFLTGRFEPVLDDDRGIDKSAVKRVLLHAGKIHWDLRAELEKNPDPGIALVRLEQFYPAPVAELNAVISSYPDAELVWVQDEPENQGAWPFIALELVKHLDGRTISRVSRSSAASTATGSPKVHAAEQAKIMQQALTL; encoded by the coding sequence GTGTCGAGCCAGGTGACGGGCGTCGGGGTTTCGAACGAGGGAGAGTTCGGAGCCAACGAGTGGCTCGTCGAGGAGCTGTACGAACAGTTCAAGATCGACCGGAACTCCGTCGACAAGGCATGGTGGCCCGTTCTCGAGGCCTACCACCCGGTCGACGGCGCATCCCCCGCGGAGACGGCAGCTCCGACGGCCCCCGCTCCGGCAGCCGCCGCTCCTGCACCGGCGGCTCCCGCGCCTGCAGAGGCTCCGGCGGCTCCCGCGCCTGCAGAGAATCCGGCAGCCGCGGACGAGCCCCGGCCGGTGACGGCGCCCGTGCCGGTCGTCGGCAGCCAGCCCGTCGCCCGCACCACCGCGCGCCCGGCCGCCCCGCAGCCGATCCCGGCGCAGGCTCCGAAGGCGCAGCCCTCTTCGGCCGACGGCGAGGCCGAGGCCGACGTCGTGACCGCGCTGAGGGGCCTGCCCAAGACCCTCGCGGCGAACATGGACGAGTCGCTCACGGTCCCCACCGCCACGAGCGTGCGCACGGTTCCGGCGAAGCTGATGATCGACAACCGCATCGTCATCAACAACCACATGTCCCGCACGCGCGGCGGCAAGGTGAGCTTCACTCACCTCATCGGGTGGGCGATCATCCAGACGCTCAAGGAGTTTCCGAGCCAGAACGTCTTCTACGCCGAAGTGGACGGCAAGCCCTCGGTGGTGGCGCCGGCGCACATCAACCTCGGCATCGCGATCGACCTTCCCCGCCCGGACGGCAGCCGCGCGCTGCTCGTGCCCAGCATCAAGCGCGCCGAGCAGCTCTCCTTCAACGAGTTCCTCACCACCTACGAGGACCTGGTCACCCGCGCGCGCGGCAACAAGCTGACCGCGGCGGACTTCCAGGGCACGACGATCTCGCTGACCAACCCCGGCGGCATCGGCACCGTGCACTCGGTGCCGCGGCTCATGAAGGGGCAGGGCTGCATCGTCGGCGCCGGCGCCCTCGAGTACCCGGCAGAGTTCCAGGGCGCGAGCGACAAGACGCTGAACGAGCTCGCGATCGGCAAGACGATCACGCTGACCAGCACCTACGACCACCGGGTGATCCAGGGCGCCGGATCGGGCGAGTTCCTGAAGAAGGTGCACGAGCTCTTGATCGGGCAGCGCGGCTTCTACGAGGACATCTTCTCGGCGCTGCGCATCCCGTACGCCCCGATCCACTGGGCCCCCGACATCAACGTCGACCTCGCCGAGCGCGTCGACAAGCAGGCGCGCGTGCAGGAGCTCATCAACTCCTTCCGCGTCCGCGGTCACCTGATGGCCGACATCGACCCGCTCGAGTACGTGCAGCGCACGCACCCCGACCTCGAGATCGAGAGCCACGGTCTGACCTTCTGGGACCTCGACCGCGAGTTCGTCACCGGCGGCTTCGGCGGCAAGCGCCAGATGAAGCTGCGCGACATCCTCGGCGTCCTGCGCGACTCGTACTGCCGCACGATCGGCATCGAGTACATGCACATCCAGGACCCCGTGCAGCGCGCGTGGTTCCAGCAGAACGTCGAGGTCAAGTACCAGAAGCCCGGCCACGACGAGCAGCTTCGCATCCTCGACAAGCTCAACCAGGCCGAGGCGTTCGAGACGTTCCTGCAGACCAAGTACGTCGGGCAGAAGCGCTTCAGCCTCGAGGGCGGCGAGTCGCTGATCCCGCTGCTCGACGAGATCCTGCAGGGCGCCGCCGAGGCCGGCCTGGACGGCGCGGCGATCGGCATGGCTCACCGCGGCCGCCTGAACGTGCTGACCAACATCGCCGGAAAGACGTACGGCCAGGTGTTCCGCGAGTTCGAGGGCTCTGTCGCGATCGGATCCAAGAGCGGCTCGGGCGACGTGAAGTATCACCTGGGCACCGAGGGCACCTTCGTCGCCGACAACCAGTCCGAGCTTCCCGTTTACCTCGCCGCGAACCCGTCCCACCTCGAGACGGTGGACGGGGTGCTGGAGGGCATCGTGCGGGCCAAGCAGGACCGCAAGCCCATCGGCACCTTCACCTGGCTGCCGATCCTCGTCCACGGCGACGCGGCCTTCGCCGGTCAGGGCGTCGTCGTCGAGACCCTGCAGATGTCGCAGCTGCGCGCGTACCGCACCGGCGGCACCGTGCACGTCGTGGTCAACAACCAGGTCGGCTTCACCACCACGCCCGTGGACGCCCGCACCTCGGTCTACGCCACCGACGTCGCCAAGACGATCCAGGCGCCGATCTTCCATGTGAACGGCGACGATCCCGAGGCCGTCACCCGCGTCGCCCAGCTGGCCTTCGCGTACCGCGAGCGCTTCCACCGCGACGTGGTCATCGACCTCGTCTGCTACCGGCGCCGCGGTCACAACGAGGGCGACGACCCGTCGATGACGCAGCCGCTCATGACGAACCTCATCGAGGCGAAGCGCTCGGTGCGCCGGCTGTACACCGAGGCCCTCGTCGGCCGCGGCGACATCACCGAGGAGGAGTACGAGAAGGCCAAGCAGGACTTCCAGAGCCGCCTCGAGGTCGCCTTCGCCGAGACGCACGCCGCCGAGACCGGCTCGTCCCCGGTGATCACCGCCGACGAGGTCTCGGTTCCCGTCGCCGGCGAGCCGGAGACCACGGGCGTGTCGAAGGAGATCGTGCACCTCATCGGCGACACCTTCGTCAACAAGCCCGAGGGCTTCACGGTGCACAACAAGCTGCAGCAGCTGCTCGACAAGCGCCTCGACATGAGCCGCAACGGCTCCATCGACTGGGGATTCGGCGAGCTGCTGGCGTTCGGGTCGCTCCTGCTGGAGAAGACCAACGTGCGCCTGGCCGGCCAGGACTCCCGTCGTGGCACCTTCGTGCAGCGCCACGCCGTCCTGCACGACCGCGCCAACGGGCAGGAGTGGATCCCGTTGACGAACCTGTCCGGCGACCAGGGCAAGTTCTACGTCTACGACTCGTTCCTGAGCGAGTACGCGGCGATGGCGTTCGAGTACGGCTACTCGGTCGAGCGCGCCGACTCCCTCGTGCTGTGGGAGGCCCAGTTCGGCGACTTCGCCAACGGCGCGCAGTCGGTGATCGACGAGTTCATCTCGTCGGCCGAGCAGAAGTGGGGCCAGCAGTCGAGCGTCGTGCTGCTGCTCCCCCACGGCTACGAGGGCCAGGGACCCGACCACTCGTCCGCGCGCATCGAGCGCTACCTGCAGATGTGCGCCCAGGACAACATGACCGTCGCCCGTCCCTCGACGCCGGCCTCGTACTTCCACCTGCTGCGTCGTCAGGCCTACGCCCGCCCGCGTCGCCCGCTGATCGTGTTCACCCCCAAGGCGATGCTGCGCCTGCGCGGCGCGACGAGCCCGGTCGAGGACTTCCTCACCGGCCGGTTCGAGCCGGTCCTGGACGACGACCGCGGCATCGACAAGTCGGCCGTCAAGCGGGTGCTGCTGCACGCCGGCAAGATCCACTGGGATCTGCGCGCCGAGCTGGAGAAGAACCCCGATCCCGGGATCGCCCTCGTCCGCCTCGAGCAGTTCTACCCCGCCCCCGTCGCCGAGCTGAACGCGGTCATCTCCTCGTACCCGGACGCCGAGCTGGTGTGGGTGCAGGACGAGCCCGAGAACCAGGGCGCGTGGCCGTTCATCGCCCTCGAGCTCGTGAAGCACCTCGACGGCCGCACGATCAGCCGCGTCTCCCGCTCGTCCGCCGCCTCCACCGCGACCGGCTCCCCCAAGGTGCACGCCGCCGAGCAGGCGAAGATCATGCAGCAGGCGCTGACGCTCTGA
- a CDS encoding GuaB1 family IMP dehydrogenase-related protein produces the protein MEFYGEAPDVDLTYSDVFLVPRRSAVASRLDVDLAPGDGTTATIPLVSSNMNSVTGARLAATLARRGGLGVLPQDMPLQELDAAIRWVKAQPVTWDTPLVLPPDATVADAARLLPPTDGHGIVVAEAGGDRIDADDVLGIVPATRLGTALPDARLGDLARGRAASVDADDIEGARHAFDVIVAAGAEMVTVLHHGHLVGTLSRRSALRSTLYRPAVDASGRLIVAAAVGINGDVAAKAQALAAAGVDVLVLDTAHGHQEGMLQALRTVADLDLGLPIAAGNIVTPEGVHDLVTAGATILKVGVGPGAMCTTRMMTAVGRPQFSAVLETAEAARMMGAHVWADGGVRYPRDVALALAAGAASVMIGSWFAGTIEAPGELQVDQGGRAYKESWGMASTKAVHERFGRLEPYELARKELFAEGISSSRIYLDPLRPGLEDLLDMITSGLRSSFTYAGAATVAEFHDRARVGLQSAAGYEEGKALPVSW, from the coding sequence ATGGAGTTCTACGGCGAAGCCCCCGACGTCGACCTGACGTACTCTGACGTCTTCCTCGTTCCGCGCCGATCCGCCGTCGCGAGCAGGCTCGATGTCGATCTCGCCCCGGGCGACGGCACCACGGCGACCATCCCGCTGGTCTCGTCCAACATGAACTCCGTCACCGGTGCGCGCCTGGCCGCCACGCTGGCCCGGCGCGGCGGACTCGGCGTCCTCCCGCAGGACATGCCGCTGCAGGAGCTCGACGCCGCGATCCGCTGGGTCAAGGCGCAGCCGGTGACGTGGGACACGCCACTGGTCCTGCCGCCGGACGCGACCGTCGCGGACGCGGCGCGGCTGCTGCCGCCCACCGACGGGCACGGGATCGTCGTGGCCGAGGCCGGCGGCGACCGGATCGACGCCGATGACGTGCTGGGCATCGTGCCGGCGACGCGCCTGGGGACCGCCCTTCCCGACGCGCGCCTGGGCGACCTCGCGCGCGGGCGTGCCGCATCCGTGGACGCCGACGACATCGAGGGCGCGCGCCACGCGTTCGACGTGATCGTGGCCGCCGGCGCCGAGATGGTGACGGTGCTCCACCATGGCCACCTCGTCGGGACGCTCTCGCGGCGCAGCGCGCTGCGCTCGACCCTCTACCGCCCGGCGGTCGACGCGTCCGGCCGTCTGATCGTCGCCGCCGCGGTCGGGATCAACGGCGACGTCGCCGCCAAGGCGCAGGCACTGGCGGCCGCCGGCGTCGACGTGCTCGTGCTCGACACCGCCCACGGTCACCAGGAGGGGATGCTGCAGGCGCTGCGGACCGTGGCCGATCTCGACCTCGGCCTTCCGATCGCCGCGGGCAACATCGTCACCCCCGAAGGCGTGCACGACCTCGTGACCGCCGGAGCGACCATCCTGAAGGTGGGTGTGGGTCCCGGCGCGATGTGCACGACGCGCATGATGACCGCGGTGGGGCGCCCGCAGTTCTCGGCGGTCCTCGAGACGGCCGAGGCCGCCCGAATGATGGGCGCGCACGTGTGGGCCGACGGCGGGGTGCGCTACCCGCGCGACGTCGCGCTGGCGCTCGCGGCGGGCGCGGCATCCGTCATGATCGGCTCGTGGTTCGCGGGCACCATCGAGGCGCCCGGCGAGCTGCAGGTCGACCAGGGCGGGCGCGCCTACAAGGAATCGTGGGGCATGGCTTCGACGAAGGCGGTGCACGAGCGGTTCGGGCGCCTCGAGCCGTACGAACTCGCCCGCAAGGAGCTGTTCGCGGAGGGCATCTCGTCGTCGAGGATCTACCTCGACCCGCTCCGGCCCGGCCTGGAGGACCTCCTCGACATGATCACGTCGGGCTTGCGGTCCTCGTTCACCTACGCCGGTGCCGCGACGGTGGCCGAGTTCCACGACCGCGCGCGCGTCGGGCTGCAGTCGGCAGCCGGCTACGAGGAGGGCAAGGCGCTGCCCGTCAGCTGGTGA
- a CDS encoding NADH:flavin oxidoreductase/NADH oxidase: protein MPRLFTPLTLRDVTVRNRLWVSPMCQYSAVDGVPQEWHHTHLAQFASGGAGLIVAEATAVTPEGRISPEDVGLWTDAQRDAWAPIVAAIRRRGAVAGIQLAHAGRKASTWSPLTGRRGSVPADDGGWATVAPSAVAYDGYAEPVALDIAGIDRIVAAFAAASRRAVEAGFQVLELHAAHGYLLHQFLSPLSNLREDEYGGSLRNRARLLLRVLEAVTDAAPGVPLIVRFSATDWAPGGWNADDTVTVARWAAERGADLFDISSGGLVAHQQLTTGPGYQVELAARVRREARVPVNAVGMIDDAAHAERVLAEGAADAVMAGREWLRDPHYGLRAASELGAEIDYWPAQYLRARPAGARRPAA, encoded by the coding sequence ATGCCCCGCCTCTTCACGCCCCTCACGCTCCGCGACGTCACCGTCCGCAACCGCCTCTGGGTGTCTCCGATGTGCCAGTACAGCGCGGTGGACGGCGTACCGCAGGAGTGGCATCACACGCATCTCGCCCAGTTCGCCTCGGGGGGCGCGGGTCTGATCGTGGCGGAGGCGACCGCGGTGACGCCCGAGGGGCGCATCTCGCCCGAAGACGTCGGACTGTGGACGGACGCGCAGCGCGACGCGTGGGCGCCGATCGTGGCCGCCATCCGCCGCCGCGGCGCCGTGGCGGGGATCCAGCTCGCGCACGCCGGCCGCAAGGCGTCGACGTGGTCGCCGCTGACGGGACGCCGCGGGTCGGTGCCGGCCGACGACGGCGGCTGGGCCACCGTCGCCCCGTCGGCGGTCGCCTACGACGGCTACGCCGAGCCGGTCGCCCTGGACATCGCGGGCATCGACCGGATCGTCGCGGCCTTCGCCGCCGCCTCCCGCCGTGCGGTCGAAGCGGGATTCCAGGTCCTCGAGCTGCACGCGGCCCACGGCTACCTGCTGCACCAGTTCCTCTCGCCGCTGTCCAATCTGCGCGAGGACGAGTACGGCGGCTCGCTCCGCAACCGTGCCCGCCTGCTCCTGCGCGTGCTGGAGGCGGTGACGGATGCCGCACCCGGCGTCCCGCTCATCGTGCGGTTCTCGGCGACCGACTGGGCGCCCGGCGGCTGGAACGCCGATGACACCGTCACCGTGGCGCGCTGGGCCGCCGAGCGCGGCGCCGACCTCTTCGACATCTCCAGTGGCGGGCTGGTCGCGCACCAGCAGCTCACGACCGGCCCCGGCTACCAGGTGGAGCTGGCGGCCCGGGTGCGGCGCGAGGCGCGGGTTCCGGTGAACGCCGTCGGGATGATCGACGACGCCGCCCACGCCGAGCGGGTGCTGGCCGAGGGCGCGGCCGACGCGGTGATGGCCGGCCGCGAGTGGCTGCGCGACCCGCACTACGGCCTGCGCGCGGCATCCGAGCTGGGCGCCGAGATCGACTACTGGCCCGCGCAGTACCTGCGCGCCCGCCCGGCCGGCGCGCGACGCCCGGCCGCCTGA
- a CDS encoding hemolysin family protein, with protein MNDWAGIAWLVVLLIANAFFVGAEFAVISARRSQIEPLAEKGSRSAKTALYAMEHATLMLATSQLGITICSLLILNVSEPAIHHLLAEPLGLTGWSEGVVDGVAFAIALILVSYLHVVFGEMVPKNLAFSVPDRAVLMLATPLVWVSKLFHPVIVSLNWIANHIVRLFRVEPKDEAASTFTLEEVATIVNQSRIEGVLDDAAGTVAAVVEFTDKKAADVAVPLSQLVTLPEATTPDEIERAVAKNGFSRYVIVDDEGAPLGYVHLKDILRAAEGPDAVNDVARPITTRRIHHMVPVRENTDLEDALAVMRRAGRHLAQVRNDEGETTAVLFLEDIIEELIGEVQDATRRPGF; from the coding sequence ATGAACGACTGGGCCGGAATCGCCTGGCTCGTGGTGCTCCTCATCGCGAACGCCTTCTTCGTCGGCGCCGAGTTCGCCGTCATCTCCGCGCGCCGGTCGCAGATCGAGCCGCTCGCCGAGAAGGGGTCGCGCTCGGCGAAGACCGCGCTGTACGCGATGGAGCACGCCACGCTCATGCTCGCGACCAGTCAGCTCGGCATCACGATCTGCTCGCTGCTGATCCTGAACGTGTCGGAGCCGGCGATCCACCACCTGCTCGCGGAGCCGCTCGGTCTCACCGGGTGGTCGGAGGGGGTCGTCGACGGGGTCGCGTTCGCCATCGCGCTCATCCTCGTGTCGTACCTGCACGTCGTGTTCGGTGAGATGGTGCCGAAGAACCTCGCGTTCTCGGTGCCCGACCGCGCCGTGCTCATGCTCGCCACCCCGCTGGTCTGGGTGTCGAAGCTGTTCCACCCGGTCATCGTGAGCCTGAACTGGATCGCGAACCACATCGTGCGGCTGTTCCGGGTTGAGCCGAAGGACGAGGCCGCCTCGACGTTCACGCTCGAGGAGGTCGCCACGATCGTCAACCAGTCGCGCATCGAGGGCGTCCTCGACGATGCGGCCGGGACCGTCGCGGCGGTGGTGGAATTCACCGACAAGAAGGCCGCCGACGTGGCGGTCCCGCTGTCGCAGCTGGTGACCCTGCCCGAGGCGACCACACCCGACGAGATCGAGCGCGCGGTGGCCAAGAACGGGTTCTCGCGGTACGTGATCGTCGACGATGAAGGCGCGCCGCTGGGCTACGTGCACCTGAAGGACATCCTGCGGGCGGCGGAGGGACCGGATGCCGTGAACGACGTCGCGCGCCCGATCACGACCCGCCGCATCCACCACATGGTGCCGGTGCGCGAGAACACCGACCTGGAGGACGCGCTCGCCGTCATGCGGCGCGCCGGTCGCCATCTGGCCCAGGTGCGCAACGACGAGGGGGAGACCACGGCGGTGCTGTTCCTCGAGGACATCATCGAGGAGCTCATCGGCGAGGTGCAGGACGCGACCCGCCGCCCCGGATTCTGA
- a CDS encoding ADP-dependent NAD(P)H-hydrate dehydratase — protein MERSHAAREWTRADAARALRRPTGADDKYSRGVLGMRTGSAAYPGAAVLGVEAAWRTGLGMVRYLGPERPTALVLARRPETVTADGRVQAWVIGSGTDAAARTAPETAALRALLSDTDPVVVDAGALDLAAEATTPRVLTPHDREHARLRSALGLGHAPDDRVVAARETAEATGAVVLLKGSVTVVAAPDGWAATVRSGTPWLATAGTGDVLAGVIGALVAGATARGVPPDAAALAALAASGAWLHGRAGAIAAADAAAGSGSAPGGGGPITALDVAEALPRAVAEALAD, from the coding sequence ATGGAGCGGTCGCACGCGGCGCGGGAATGGACGCGTGCCGACGCCGCCCGCGCCCTCCGAAGGCCAACAGGCGCCGACGACAAGTATTCCCGAGGGGTGCTGGGCATGCGCACCGGCTCCGCGGCCTATCCGGGCGCCGCCGTGCTCGGCGTCGAGGCGGCGTGGCGCACCGGCCTCGGCATGGTGCGCTACCTCGGCCCCGAGCGGCCCACAGCGCTGGTGCTCGCCCGCCGTCCCGAGACCGTGACGGCGGACGGCCGCGTGCAGGCGTGGGTGATCGGATCGGGGACGGATGCCGCGGCCCGCACAGCCCCCGAGACCGCGGCGCTGCGCGCACTGCTGTCGGACACCGACCCCGTCGTGGTCGACGCCGGGGCACTCGACCTCGCCGCCGAAGCCACGACGCCGCGCGTCCTCACACCGCACGATCGCGAGCACGCGCGGCTGCGGTCGGCACTGGGACTCGGTCACGCGCCGGACGACCGGGTCGTCGCGGCCCGCGAGACCGCCGAGGCCACCGGTGCGGTGGTGCTGCTCAAGGGATCGGTGACCGTGGTCGCCGCGCCCGACGGGTGGGCGGCGACGGTCCGGTCCGGCACCCCGTGGCTCGCCACCGCCGGCACCGGCGACGTGCTGGCCGGCGTCATCGGCGCACTCGTGGCGGGAGCGACGGCGCGGGGGGTGCCGCCGGATGCTGCCGCCCTCGCCGCGCTCGCCGCCTCGGGCGCGTGGCTGCACGGGCGGGCCGGGGCGATCGCCGCAGCGGATGCGGCGGCCGGTTCGGGATCGGCGCCCGGCGGCGGCGGGCCGATCACGGCGCTCGACGTGGCCGAAGCGCTCCCGCGCGCGGTCGCCGAGGCGCTCGCGGACTGA